The Nymphalis io chromosome 3, ilAglIoxx1.1, whole genome shotgun sequence genome contains the following window.
ataattaaaaaatgtatgtataggattaaatacaaataaaattttaaaatatttttttcaaatgaatatcTTCATAAGTTAttcatataagaataataacgtataataaacattattgttttcCTCGTCATATTTCTAGTAAAGCTATGTATCTCATTTACAAAAAGGTATATACAacaaattttttgaatatttacctTAGTAAAGCGTATTTCTTTCATTAATTTTTCCGATTTATCGTATTTCGCTTCCAGATTTGTTGCCCATATTAGCATTGTTAGCCTTAAATTCATGAAACAAGATCTAAATTAGAATaactgaataataattaatcatacgAAACGGTTTTATAACGTACTAATTTCCGCCCGCGATTTTGCTCGCGTGTTGGGGAGAGCGGTTGTTGGTCTCAGATTTAAGTTATGAAAAGTAGACTATTTTATTTCTTGTGGTCCAAGCTTTCTTCaaaccaaatttaatcaaaatcggttgaatagtttaGTCGTGAAAGCGGGACAGAcagagtatttaaaatattattatagcataGATAATAAACCCAATTTATTAGTCCAAAAAGTACAGTTATCAATAtctagttttattcaaaaataaataaaacataaaattacataacaaatagacacattttaaaacatacatgAAGCCTGTTGATTTTACACTGCGAAGCAAAAATATTGCAAGAACGACATATCTCTGCCACGTCGCTGGTAAAACCATATCCAAGACACAAGATTGGCATGAAAAATCATACCCGAATCGACCGATTCCAAATAGAGGCGGTAATGAGTATAAGCTAGCAAAAAACAGACACAATCCTTGATACAAAACGTAATGGTTTTTTTGAATAGGCCACcctgaaaaaaacaattaacttatttataattcgaCTAAATCGgttgtagttttaattatagtaaagACAATATTTTGTTCAGATTTATGATAgcttttattaagttatttttacattatcgagtaatttaataactattatttcatattatacctCCTTTTTACTAAATCGTAGTGTGAAAAAATTGGTTTAGGCGCTTTTGAAACAAACGCTGTCAAAAccacaatatatacatatacttttgTATCAGATATTTGTaggttttcataatatttacagaAGAGTccgtgaaaatattttattacatgtcTATTTTAGCACATAGTAATCACTTTTATgcttaaagaaaatttaacgaaaactgtatttttttctgATTCGTTCAATAGTCATATAATATgaatccttatcaaaataacctattaattttaaatattattacgatatatttaaataaatttttgaacgATTAAAGATTCATTAGCACAGTACAGGCGaacagataaatataatttaaatattagttaattacCTCTGGTTGTATACTTAGCTATGACATATCGTTCAATGCACACATGTGTTAAACATTCTACTTCGTAGACTGTCCAAAATGAATCCCAAAACCCAGAAATGTCACAGGATATGTCTTGAGTTTCATAtttcaaactaaaataataataaaactatgattttatgacatgataagttttaaataaatattaagcatttataataataatataattttatgtacataatacaGTCCTACCTATCATAAAATATGAAACgattaattcttttatatacatttaattcgtATATTTAGAAAACGGCTTTTATAATCCTGCTCAAATCttgtatttgattatatatttttaaaaataataataattaaaaacaagaaattaattatcattagaACCACGCGGTTTTATACGGCCACCTACTACTATTCCAAAACCAAGAACAAAAAATACCTACTCAATCTCaccttataataaaaacgatttttttattattgtagcaaataattatattaatattaatctgatTTGTTagcttcataaaataaatatcatttagcttcatttcattcattaattaaaaaaacataaatatttcaattatctaaaaataaacagacaaatacaattaaaataataatttattgatacaaaAGATACATACTCAGCgcacaaattttataaatcctTATTGGTATCAAGTTGACTTTCAGTCACACATTACCTGATAATTATACTGAAACTTCTTCTATACCTAGCTATACTATACTTGACTTTCAATTTCTATACTAGCAAAATAAGGTTTTAATGATAGGTTCAAGAAGaccacattttatttatacattcctTCAAAAAAAGTATGCgtacttttttattcattacCTACGTTTACAAAAACAACAGTCAATTACTCTCTCCCCTACTTCTACAGCTTTTGGttcaaaataagaatttataatcTATGCGACAATCATTTAATTGCTCCTGTTTGTACGTACCTCTCTGAGTAATTAAAAAGTGGGAGTTGGGAGAATACGGAGATGGCTCGTCTTAAACAGGCGATAACCGTAAAAAAGGCCAGATTACGGTAGCTCAAGTCTGATCTTAAATTAGTCAATAACAAAGCAAGATTCAGCCAGATACCCAGCAGAGAGGAAATAATccctgaaaataaaacaaacaagaaaATTTCTCTTTTTGATTCCCAAggtaaatgataattaaaataaaatatgtaatatgcgAAGATcatgtttaaaagaaaaatacttctAAAACTGATCATACAAATACCAAACGTCAAACGAAAGTGATCAAGAAGACAGttctttaaaaatagataagaaCAACGATTGTATGTCACATAATCAAAAGGTACCTGTCGCTACGTATCCCCCTTCCAAATTAGCTCGTGATTGATCGTCGAATATATCACTCCACACGCAATTCTGAGCAACCATCTTGACCGTTTCCTGATGTTCTATGATATCGACAGCGTCGATGAAGTGCCACGATACATCTAAGACATCAAatgattaatacattattaagtatatttaatcagATCTGATTTCTAAGTCTCAGGTTGCAGTTGTATTACAGGTTCGGTTACGCTCTGTTTCTCCAATACATGGTTACAGTCACATGAAAACCACACGCTCTTTAAACAAAAGGACAACTACACTTAGCCGTTCTGCTGAGTTTATACATCATTCTTTCTACGtgtttagatttttataaaacttaagttaaacatatttttaaattttagataaaagattttgaattataactataactttatttattacatgacTAAAAACGAATTACTTATTTACGAtctaaataagataaatttttaagcgtacaaaaatattcttgaaaataataatcaattaattatagttatttcttttaatttttcgatAGTGTATATAGAGCCTTTTTAACCTACATCATTTAATAGGTAAGTGATATGGGTCATGCTCTAgaactataaatatatcttgaaaaatcaataaaaatacgaGTACAATCTgagtaaataataactatattattcatataaataatcgtCAGTGCAAAAGATTTAAATAGATTACCAGTAAaccttttttaattgaaaagatTTAAGTACTATTACTATAGAGAAACTAAACTACCTACTAAAATCTCAAACATCAAATGATCTTGGATAATTTCATCGTTGAACGAGGTTTAACTTAAATGACAATAAACATTCAATTAAGCTGTAGTCGTTTATTCGTTATTAACGTAAGCGTAAGTACAAAACATTTGTCGTCACAATTCTGAAGTTAGCTAATTAATCTTAGCGTCCTTTAACAACCATGTGAATACCATCTCCTTTTTCCACCAACAAAAATCCGAAATTTACACTTCTTGGACTATTTGGACCACTATAACCGCCTGTTACAAGCTGATTTACATCGCTTTCACATTGTTTTCTTATTCAGTTATGAAGTTTtccattaaaatttgttttaatatatgctTCTTCGATATCGCTTGGCACGCTCCGGATGTAAAAGGGCGTAGTGTTTCCTCATCCGACCCAGTAAAGCCGCTCGAAGTCTCTCATCTCctgttaaataacataatacagGAACGCTAGTCGCTGCCTGAAATCaagttattatgataaaatactgcttgatttaataaattaaagacgtCAATTCCAAAGTCACATATAACGAATGGTAAATAAAGAATGGAATTAAGTTGAGATAATAAATAGTTCTATATGTTtcgtattgtaataatattcataggcaattattaaaaacttatgttTAAAACACTATATGATTACCTCAGCTGCTATTGGTGCAAATAGGGCAAGCACTTGTGGTACATGTGGCCGGTAGCCGTATAGCAGTAACGGCAGCCACTGCCATCCCGCCAGCACTGCTGCTGGTATCCATAGCGCCAACGTTGTTATACACAGAATGTGAATACACTAatcatagaaaatataattagagtACAACCTTCAATTTAAAGGTAACTATCGTAAGCATAGTCCAATTTAAAAACAGGTATGAAATGGACATTTATCTAACATTACACCAACGGTAAGGATTGAAACAGTCACACTAATtcgtttaagtaaatataatataatatgtcaaagAAATCACCTTCGTCAATCTTTTCTCATCTCTTTGTTGCTCACTCCTGTAATATATTCTTTCCAATCGAACAGCTTTTCCCATAAAGAAAAatctataatacaaaaatatatgtacttattcTATCATATATTTCTGTAAATTGTAAGTAAAGcttgtgtattatataaataaatttgtgtttatgtattACATTTCAACATTTTTCACTTACATTCCACCAATAGGCAGTATTCCACACACGATGACATAAGGCACACTAAAACCCAACTGCCTTGCACCAGAATTAGGTGATGGCCATAATAGAGCACACACTGTACCAGTTGCGTCACAGGAATACATTCCATAACCAAATAAAGGAGGAGCGGCAAAGATCACAGCGATCATCCAACATACACCGATTAGTGTCCAATAATATCTAAAGTATACACTTCTTTCTgaaacattacaatattatgagaaaatagtattttaacgAGAAATGCAAACACTCCAATTTATATCTAACCCCGCCTGTAATATCTTGCTAGCAAATATCTTTCCAATACTATTGCAAATAAAGCAATCATTTGAAACACACCAAAAAATTGATTCATAAAAGCGAATAGTTGGCAACATGCTGGACCAAACAGCCATCTGAAATTAAAGTtagacttatatatttttacttgatgACGTTAACTTAActgttagtattattttaagtaatcaagtaaaaaagaaaaataaaattaacgtgctttatgacattaaatattacatttactatTTCTACTTACCTTTTTGCAATTGCCGATGGTCCTGCAAATGGAAACCCAAGTAAATTTCTTCCCAGTGATGCCGTGCAAAGATTAAGAACCAGAACATGACTTTTAAATATGACCAGGTGACTGTGGATGAACGTGGCATAAAGCCAAGCGTTAAGCAGCACCCCAAATACACCTGTCAGCGACCAATTCACATATCTTATTGCtttgacaatttattataaaatatacattaattaatttcagaTAAATAGGGGCGTTACGGCTTTTATGTGCCGGAAGTTTTCACTAAATGTCATTTGTTACGCACAATACATTCCATAAAAAAGTAACACGAGCAGTGCTAAGGAATTAACGATtgcctatttttttaaacttaaattaaacttaCCTAAAACGATGAGACAAGCTCCCAAAAGGGTTTTGTATGAACTATCAAAGTAATACCAGGGACATTCGTCCTCGTTGGAATCAAACAATGTTTGCATTGCAACGTCTACACCTTAAGTCACGGTTGGCACCAAGAGAAAGAAAcagaaaactttattttttattttgcataaacGTCCACATAGGATAAGTGGTCACAGAGACTGACCAGGTTGTCGAACCAACAGGATTTCGTTAAACAAAAGACGAGGATCACGTTACTCTCCTGGTGCCACTTGTGTGCGACATCAAACTCGTAAACGAATTTTAGgtcataaatatatctaaaataaccGTAATATtactacatttaattaaaaacaaatttaaatatttaaatctattaaattaACTGATggtggagctttgtgcaagctcgtctgggtaggtaccacccactcatcagatattctaccgcaaaacagcagtacttggtattgctgtgttccggtttgaaaggtgagtgagccagtgtaattacaggcacaagggacataacatcttagttcccatgtttggtggcgcattggtgatgtaagcgatggttaacatttcttacatgccaatgtctatgggcgttggtgaccacttaccatcaggtggcccatatgctcgtccgccttcctaatctataaaaaaaaatatcactttgtgtgtgtgttaaaaatatatttattcaagaatGCCCTAATGTAAAGCCAAGAGATGAGGAAGTTTCTCGCTAACTAGTTTATGAGTTAAATATATACCTACTGATTAGTCTTCTACATCTGTTATTCTATTTACGCTTGGAAACCAAATTTAGAACTCGGCATAACAATGGTTAGGTTCCATATCAAGCAACTCAACAAGGATCGCCGatctttgttataataatttgtataattttaagtagTTTCATACtgattatagttaaataaataattacaaacgaAATAAGTGTacgaataaatgttttaaatggtTTTCGATCCttaacagtaaataataaaaatattataaaatatagaattggATTCCGTTTTCCGTTTATATATCATCATAATATTCACTAGCATATCACATcaagaaaaaaacatattaccgCTTTGTTGTAAATcggtcatttatattattactaacgCTTTACCCGCGGCTAtctcgcgtcataattcagatTTGCTATATACCAATTTCCTTAgctctttctttaaaaatgaaggattttcatacaaactgtTATCCCCTTTATTACTACTATACACtaccttaatattttaaaaatgcttccttagtgctaacctactGTGTAAAGGAATCCATATGCAAATGTTCATGGTGCTAGCCGCAATATTTTGGTCTCAACGTTGATATGACACTcagtcttatttttaaatatatatattgatttattaatttcttgctaaatataaaccattaaaaataaaatagcttacGATTGGTGTGTTGAATATTTCCTTGAACATATTTAGTTTCGAAGAGCTTTGGtcagtttatataattacattgctTACCTCACAcctgtttaaaaataacttagttatatcatacaaattttcttaaaagaaaatttaaaatatagtgtcGTCTTGGTTGTCActtcaaaaaaaattgttaaaagaaTTATCCGTACAAATTACCTGACATATGATAATGTACTCGTATATAGAGCATACCGGCATAAGAAAATTGGCAACTGACGAGTGAAAAACGTCAGGTATGCTTATGCTTAGCACGCACGGCCAGCGCACGTCTATCGAACTCGCTTAATCACCGAGAAGATCGGGCATGTTTTGGCGATGTATGTGTATCTGATCACTACCTAGTTAATGTTATCAAACTTACTGATGTGTATAATCGCAGCGAGTGCGCAGTGCAGTGCCGACACCGGACGAGTTGCGACAGGATGATCCCGATAGAACAATTGGCGCTAATTGTCAATCAACATCTTGGTCTTATTACCTGTACTGATGACATACAACATACAATGAAATGGAAAATCTTCGAATCTCCCTTGGGTGGCAGAGGACTCGTCGCTACAGAGGATATAAAAACCGGTGAAGTTTTATTTGTTGATCATCCAATTATATACGGTCCACGCTCCGGAACTAAAATAAAACGTGGTTGTactgtttgtaaaaaaattgatagtAATACTTTTCGCAAATGTCAtaaatgttcattattattgtgttcagaGCAATGTCAAAACAGTGGTGTCCATTTAAGTGACTGTAGTGTAATTTCCTGTTGGTCAATCAAAGTGCCTATTGAGGACGTCGATGACACACTGTTGTCACGCGCACTAACTGCGATACGAGCGTTGTTATTGGATGAAGATCAAAAAAAACTTCTTACTTCCCTTCAAGCACATTTTCATCCTCAACATGGAAGtgaaataagaaatttaaaagaatattttgatatatttccgCAAGAAGAAGAATTTATGTTATTAGTTACGTGTATACTTGATGCAAACGCATTTCAGATGGCAACACCGTATGGACAAAAAGAAATGAATTTGCGTGGGTTATATCCCGTATCCTCTCTAATGAACCATAATTGCGTATCGAATACCAGATATACATTCAACACGGACTCACAAATGGTAGTCAAAGCTGTGAAACCTATACGAGCTGGCACAGAAATATTTACCTGCTATTCTGGAATGTTATGGGGCACTCCTTCTCGACgactttatctttataaaacgaAACATTTCTTCTGCAATTGCGAACGCTGTGCCGACCCGACCGAAAGGGGCACTCTCTTGGCAGCTCTCAAATGTTTCTCTGCTGAGTGTTCGGGCTCACTTTTGCCTATAGaacctttaaaatttaacacaGCTTGGCGATGCTTAGACTGCGGCTTAAGAGTTCCACATCTAAACATAACAACTATACAAAATGCTTTAGGAAGTCTTATGGGTTCCTTagactttgaaaatatttatgaattagaaacttttttcttaaatagaATCACAAGATATATTCCAAAAAGCAATCAAATCGTCGTAGATTTACAGTGTCGGCTAATATTCGAGTATGGAGAAACTGAAGGGCTCCGTTGGGACGGTGagtgtaaatgtaaaataactaacttaataattatcttGTGCCCTaaacttttttgtattaaaccgacaagaatttaatataattataaaggaaATGATGCTAATCACTAAAAtgtatactaaaaaataattatataatatacaaaagctAATCACATActcttaaaaatagtaaaaaaatgattttttaaatacatcaatTACTTTTATAGCACGTCATTAATGTAGAtatctttctctctctctctctcttgcGAAGTCTCGGTTTTACAGCTCCGTCGGGTTATGAGATAGAgcgcacttgtgtttgcgtacacagtagtacactataatatgtgctTTGCAACTGCGCTGATCTCCTTTGAGAATGTCACCGTGGACAAAATCAGTTAAGAGGACGTCATCATCAATAATAACACAAGCAAATATTTTCCTTAGAGCGTACACTATCACAGTTTACAGAGAcgatcaatttatttatcaaccatcaaactttttttttcgccCGATGGTAGTTCAAACTGGACCAtattgtattgttgtttgtatatttgttccGAGAGCAAAATTATTAggcatattattaatttttacatacacTAAATAACAAAACAGTTGATAATAATCATCAGAACACGATTACTCGGATTGAATATTACGGGTTAAATTATGAAATGGTGAAAAAATAAGCCATTTCGACATTTCtacaaatatgatttataccat
Protein-coding sequences here:
- the LOC126781010 gene encoding SET domain-containing protein SmydA-8-like isoform X1, with the protein product MIPIEQLALIVNQHLGLITCTDDIQHTMKWKIFESPLGGRGLVATEDIKTGEVLFVDHPIIYGPRSGTKIKRGCTVCKKIDSNTFRKCHKCSLLLCSEQCQNSGVHLSDCSVISCWSIKVPIEDVDDTLLSRALTAIRALLLDEDQKKLLTSLQAHFHPQHGSEIRNLKEYFDIFPQEEEFMLLVTCILDANAFQMATPYGQKEMNLRGLYPVSSLMNHNCVSNTRYTFNTDSQMVVKAVKPIRAGTEIFTCYSGMLWGTPSRRLYLYKTKHFFCNCERCADPTERGTLLAALKCFSAECSGSLLPIEPLKFNTAWRCLDCGLRVPHLNITTIQNALGSLMGSLDFENIYELETFFLNRITRYIPKSNQIVVDLQCRLIFEYGETEGLRWDELSESRLDLKENLCRGTLRTVAALGAGDAHLRGLLLYHLHAALAERARRSPDLYEELKSEIEITIEQAYNILQGDISAPPDLELRRQYLGPGCDKSQEERFFILDSPDKVANT
- the LOC126781015 gene encoding visual pigment-like receptor peropsin, producing the protein MQTLFDSNEDECPWYYFDSSYKTLLGACLIVLGVFGVLLNAWLYATFIHSHLVIFKSHVLVLNLCTASLGRNLLGFPFAGPSAIAKRWLFGPACCQLFAFMNQFFGVFQMIALFAIVLERYLLARYYRRERSVYFRYYWTLIGVCWMIAVIFAAPPLFGYGMYSCDATGTVCALLWPSPNSGARQLGFSVPYVIVCGILPIGGIFFFMGKAVRLERIYYRSEQQRDEKRLTKCIHILCITTLALWIPAAVLAGWQWLPLLLYGYRPHVPQVLALFAPIAAEAATSVPVLCYLTGDERLRAALLGRMRKHYALLHPERAKRYRRSIY
- the LOC126781016 gene encoding rhodopsin-like → MVAQNCVWSDIFDDQSRANLEGGYVATGIISSLLGIWLNLALLLTNLRSDLSYRNLAFFTVIACLRRAISVFSQLPLFNYSESLKYETQDISCDISGFWDSFWTVYEVECLTHVCIERYVIAKYTTRGWPIQKNHYVLYQGLCLFFASLYSLPPLFGIGRFGYDFSCQSCVLDMVLPATWQRYVVLAIFLLRSVKSTGFMLTMLIWATNLEAKYDKSEKLMKEIRFTKSVIVVTIVNLLCWTPIAGIRGWVVLSSLLSDAVTVHPSVSSIQWAVWIYWVAPALTTIAMFLVDAKAHQKMIQVWKGAEQTDKVAKNE